CATTTAAGTCTataagaaagatgaaaattaaatctGTTTTAGTGAATATGTAATTTGTATGTGATtataatttttcccttcttttcccctctagcaaTGAAGCTTGGAGATACATGGGTGGCTTTGCACACAATGTTTCCTTTGTTGGTGCATTATTAAAAGGATTCAAATGGGGATTTGCAGCATTTGTGGTAGCTGTAGGGGCTGAATATTACCTGGAGTccaagaataaagagaagaagCATCACTGAAGATACTACCTGGAAGTATCTTAAAGGCTTCTTAACTCTCttataaaaataagctttttcaATGTAGCCTACTCTGTgtgtttttcccttaaaaaatacaagtaagaTTTAATAAAGTAAGAATGCATGTGCTAGTctgtttttgtcattcttttaaaaaaatgtctcggggcacatggctggctcagttggcagagcacgAGACTTTTGATCGTggggtcgtgggttcaagccccatgttagctGTGGggattactttttcaaaaatgtgttaAGCCGTATAAGATTTGGTTTGAAATATGTGGGGCGACTGAGTAGCAGTGGTAGTGCATTCTGCATATGGCAGAAAGCCAGCATATATTTGATTGttactttttcaagtttttttagTGTGGTAAAGTTTGTCATCTTAACTGTTTTTAAGTGTGCAGTCTGTGGTACTAAATACATTCaaatgtgcaaccatcaccaccattcatcCCCGTAactctttttaccttttaaaactgaaaatctaTGCCATTAAACAATAAGTCCTCATTaccccttctcccagcccttggcagccaccattctactttttttctctgatttttgaCTACTCAAaagtacctcatataaatggaatcatacagtatgtatctctttgtgactggcttattttacttatcacaatatcctcaagtttcatccatactGTAGCATGGCCAGAATTTCTTATTAAatctgaatagtattccattgtatgtatatactacattttgtctttccattcatccattggtgaCCACTTGGTTTGCTTCCACATTttaactattgtgaataatgctactatgaacatggaTGTACTCTGAGTTTTAAATGGGAATTAGCCTTGCTGTTTTTAACCATCCTCTGCAAGTCCTTTAGATTATGCTGTAAAACACTTCCTGCCCAGTTCGGACTGACAAATCCATATATCATGTTCATTTGTCTTTATTGTGATATTATCTACTCTTACCTTAAAGTCCTCATTATCCCAATGATTTGAAaagtttgacatttttttctgtatctctaacaACAAACTACACATTCCTCCCACACtgaagttttgaattttttaaaaaagatttttggggggcgcctggatggctgagtgggttaagcctctgcctttggctcaggtcatgatctcagggtcctgggatctgcgggcatcaggctctccactcagcatggagcctgcttccccctctctctctgcctgcctctctgcctgcttgtgatctctctgtcaaataaataaataaaacttaaaaagatttttggtatttatttacaagagagagtgagtgtgtgaggACAAGCGGGGGGAAgggctgagagggagggagaagcaggatccctgctaagcaaagagcccagtgtgggatcctatcccaggaccctgatattattacctgagctgaaggcttaactgactgagccacctagttgccccagatttaaaatttttattaattaatttataagttaAGTTGAGGCATAAATTCAACTTCTTGAAGTGGTAATATTATTGCTTGAATAACAAAGTTAATACAAAActctagtatttttctttataaatttcttctttgtaaaCATAGACTTGAGAAATCGCTAAATACATGAGACAAGAATTCCTAATAGTGGTAAATGGGATGtggtaaaatggaataataaagaCTACAAACGATAAGGAAAGTGTTTAACAGGCGATAAAGaacaatatgaaaatacaaatagcaAGATGCTAGATTTAAATTTGATCGtatgaataattatattaaatatagaatGATCAAAGTGAAACTCTAAAATCtttcaattaaaacaaattttcagggacgcctgggtggctcagttggttggacgactgtcttcggctcaggtcatgatcccggggttccaggatcgagtcccacactgggctcccagctccatggggagtctgcttctcccatctcaagctctctcccactctctctctctctctctctctctcaaataaataaataagtaaataaataaataaaaatcttttaaaaaaagaatattgacaaaataaatttcagaataaagACTATTCTCACTCAATAATGGAGGATTCAGTCCATTAAGACATAAAAATCGGAAATGTATATGCacagggctttatttttttataaatatgtccAGATTTGTTTATTAGTGATCTGAAACCAGGCCATTACAATAAAGTATGACAGCCAACAGAAATTTTGAAGTAAAAGATAGAAGGGGTTCCTGAAGTTGCACAGAGCTTTAAATTATATGAAACAAATAGAACTAAAGGGAGAAATGGGCAAATCCACAATTAAGTTGATGGTTTCAACACTCCtttctcagtaattgatagaaaaagtagaaaattatttagcctatagaaaacctgaataacaCTATAACTTGATACAATATTTATAGACCATTCTGCTCCAAAACAGAACAttcattcttttcaagggcacatggacCATTTATCACAACAGActatattctgggccataaaacaataTAATTAGGAGGACTAAAATTACACAAaacatattctcagatcacaaagAAATTAGGCTAAAAGTATCTGAAAAATCCATCCATATTTGGAAATTGGATGGCACACTTATAATTCCCCCTGCTCAAAAAAGAGGtctaggggggtgcctgggtggctcagtgggttaaagcctctaccttcagctccggtcatgatcccagggtcctgggattgagccctgcatcaggctctctgctcagcagggagcctgtttcctcctctctctctgcctgcctctctgcctacctgtgatctctgtctgtcaaataaataaataaaatcttaaaaaaaaaaaaaggtctagggaaactagaaattctttttttccttttttttttttaagatcttattttttttattgatttgagagaaagag
Above is a genomic segment from Lutra lutra chromosome 3, mLutLut1.2, whole genome shotgun sequence containing:
- the NDUFB3 gene encoding NADH dehydrogenase [ubiquinone] 1 beta subcomplex subunit 3, whose amino-acid sequence is MAHGHGHEHGHSKLELPDYRQWKIEGTPLETVQERLAARGLRDPWGRNEAWRYMGGFAHNVSFVGALLKGFKWGFAAFVVAVGAEYYLESKNKEKKHH